DNA from Desulfovibrio sp. TomC:
ACAACAACAAGGCAAATCAGAATTAAGTCGACTTGGAATCCCGAAAGACGCTTGGTTTGTCGGGATGCATGTTCGCGAAGATTTACACTCAAGTCGTAATTTGTGCAACGCTGACATTACTACATATTATAAGGCTATTTCAAACATTGTTAAACGGGGAGGATATGTCGTAAGAATAGGAAACAAAAATATGCCGCCGTTGCCAACTATGAAAAATGTAGTTGACCTAGCTCACAATGCTGCAAGAACTCCTTTTCTCGACATGTACATATGTGGCGCTTCTAAATTTTTCATCGGAACGAGTTCGGGTCCACTCGCTGTCCCCCCCTGTTTTAATGTCCCAACCATCTATACAAATGCATTTCTTTTTAGGACGCATTGGTATTCTCAAGGCTTAAGAGTTCCGATACTATATAAAAATAAATCAGGACAATTATTAACAGTTGACAGTTTATTAGAAACTCCTTTTACAAATACGCTAAACCCCGCTCTCCTTGACCAGCTCGGGATAATTCCAGTATTTAACACTTCCAGTGACATTTGTGACGCTGTTGACGAAATGTTCGATAGGATTGACGGCAATTTTACAGTGCCTCTCGGATATAATTCGATTCAAGACAAATGGCTCCATGTCAACGATAGATTTTTACACAAATATTCGTTTAAAGGCACAGAAAAAACTGTTTTTAAATTTGCGCAAATGCACATGTCGCTGCTCTAACTTGTCGCTTTTTTAACACCTGTGTATCATTAGCACTGCACAGTATATTTTTTTGATAACCTTTAACTTAAACCATGCAACCATGGTTTCGCCAGCAGGTCCACATTATGATTGAATCAAAAATTCTTTTGATAAAAGATCTGGCAGACATAATATGCACCTTGAAATCAAAAAACAAACGGATTGTGCTCTGTCACGGGGTCTTTGACCTCTTGCATATTGGACATATCCGCTACCTTCGCGAGGCCAAGTCTCATGGCGACATTTTAGTTGTCACCTGTACGCCTGACCGCTTTGTCGACAAGGGACCAAATCGTCCTGCTTTTGACGAAAAATTGCGCGTTGAGGCTTTAGCCGCCTTGGATGTAGTGGATTACGCTGCCATCAACGAATGGGCCACTGCCGAAGAAACATTGCGCTCCATCAGGCCAGATGTTTACGTGAAGGGGCGGGAGTTTGAGAATCTCGAAGACCCGACAGGAAAGATAAGCAGGGAAGCCGCTGTTGTTGAAGAAATTGGTGCACAAATTGCTTTTGCCGGTGATATTGTATTTAGTTCTACAAATCTTATAAACCGGTATTTATCAAATCTTTCTCAAGATTTACAGGAATATCTGAAAATATTTCGTGAACACTATGATCTTGATTACTTCACTGCCATGCTCGATGCAATGGGGAAACTCAAGGTGCTTGTACTGGGAGACACCATAATTGACGAGTATCAATATTGCTCGGTCATCGGCAAATCGTCCAAAGACCCAATTTTGGCAGTTAAGGCGCAGTCCAAAGACACCTTCGCCGGCGGAGTCCTCGCCGTGGCCAATCACGTTGCCAACTTTGCCCAAGAAGTCTGCATGATCACTATTCTTGGCGATCAACCACGCTACGAAGACTTCATAGCCGCAAACATTAATCCAAAAATTCAAGCAGAATATCTTACCAAGTACAACAGCACGACAACCGTCAAACGACGCATTGTCGAAGGCTACAGTTTCACAAAGCTCATCGAGGTCTACGAACTGGACGAGACCCCACTACCAAGCGATTTTGACGCTCTTCTTTGCCGTAAACTTAAAAGCATCATGCCTAATTATGATCTTGTTCTCGTGGCAGACTTCGGCCATGGGGCCATTAGCCGAAGTATGATCTCTACTATTTGTGAACATGCTCCCTATTTAGCGATTAATACACAGGCAAATGCGGGAAACAGAGGCTTTCATACCATCAGTAAGTATTCACATGCCGATTTTGTGAGTCTTGCCGAGCATGAAATCCGCCTCGATATGCGCGATACCGTAGGAAACCTTCGCCCCATGATGGAGCACCATGCCACGCGCATGGGTTCCAAAAACTTCGTGACAACCATGGGGCGTCAGGGGTGCGCTGTGCTCGCCGATGGCGGGGCATTCGCCAAAGTCCCGTCCTTTGTATCAAATGTAGTCGACCGTGTCGGGGCGGGTGATGCCTTTCTCTCAGTTGCGGCCATGGCATCGCGGGTTGGCGCCAAACCGGAAGCTATCGGTTTCATTGGCAATACCGTCGGCAGTTTGGCTGTCAGCTATATTGGCAACCAGACCTCCATTGGGCCAATCGCGGTTTTAAATTACCTGAAATCTCTGCTGAAGTGATACACTATGGCTTCACATTATAAACAATTCGATCGGACCTCCCTCGTCCTTGAGCCGTTGGCAATGCGGCAGCATGATCTTGATCTTTCTGTCGTCAGGGACATCGTTGCGGCAGACAGCATTTCCCCGGACCTGCGCCAAGTTGCCAATGATTTGGTCCGAGCCCGTTCCAAGGCAGCCGGCATCATGATGTTCGGGGCGCATGTCATCCGGAGTGGCGTCCAGCGTTATATTATTGACATCATGCGCCGTGGCTACCTGACCTGCCTCGCCACCAACGGCGCCAGCGCCATTCACGATTATGAACTGGCGATGATCGGGGCCACGACCGAGAGTGTGGCCCGCTATATCCAGGACGGGCGCTTCGGGCTCTGGCGGGAAACCGGCAGGTTAAACGACATTATCACTTCCTCACGTGTGGCAGGGCTAGGCTTTGGCGAGGCAGTAGGCCGCGAAATCCTCGAAGGCGATTATCCGCATAAGGACATAAGCATTTTTGCCGAGGCCTACCGCCTGGGAATACCCGTGACAGTGCATGTCGGCATGGGCCACGACATCATCCACGAGCACCCGAACTTTGACGCCGCTGCCTCGGGGGAAATGAGTTATCGGGACTTCCTCATTTTTACCGAGTGCTTGCAAAAATTATCCCATGGTGTGATTATGAACTTCGGCAGCCAAGTCATGGCTCCGGAAATTTTTCTCAAGGGATTGGCCATGGTGCGCAATGTCTCCCGTCACGTTGACCGGCGCGTGGAAGAATTCACAACTTTGGTCTGCGACTTGCATCCACTTCCGCAAGCACTTGGCATGGTGCCGACCAAGGACTCCCCTTTGTACTATTTCCGCCCCTGGAAAACCATGCTGGTGCGTACTGTTACTGGGAAAGGTCACAGCTACTATGTGCGAGGAAGCCATGCCGAAACTATCCCCCAGCTCTGGACCGCACTCCGAGATTCAACATTCTGACAAGAATCGCAACGTCGGGCCCACATGGCTGGAAAACACTGCCGTCATCACACAGCTGCTGGAAAATCTTTGTGCCACGGATCTGGCTGGACAGGCCCTCGTCGCAGACAAATCGTTTAAGGATTGGGCGAACCAAACCGTTCGTGCCCGTTCAAACCGCAAGACCGTTTATCTCATCGGCAACGGTGCCAGCGCTTCCATGGCGAGCCATATGTCCGCCGACCTGGCCAAAAATGCTCATGTCCACACGCAAGTCTTTACGGACATGTCCCTTCTTACGGCTGTTGCCAACGACATCTCCTTTGCGGAAGTTTTTGCCGAGCCCTTACGGCGCTGCATTAATCCCGAAGACATGCTTGTAGCCATCAGTAGTTCTGGCAATTCGCCCAATGTTGTCCGGGCCGTCAACGTGGCGCGAGACGCAGGGGCTTTCATTGTCACGCTTTCAGCCATGGATTCCGGCAACAGCATTCGTACCATGGGCGACTTGAACTACTGGTTACCAGCCCGTACCTACGGCTTGGCCGAGACCAGCCATGCAGCCATCCTGCACTACTGGATGGACCTCATGGCACTTACCACGAACACGTAACGCCGTAGTAGAACTCATGGACAAATATCGCATTGATTCGCACAAGCTTCTCTTTCACGTCGACCGTGTGCACCAATGGCTCCAGGACGACCTGATCATTCCCCTGTACATGGAGATCAGTCCTGCGGGCGCTTGCAACCACCGCTGCATCTTTTGCGGTCTGGATTTCATGGGCTATAAGCCCCGCTTCCTGCCGCGGGAACTGCTGCGCGAACGGTTTGCAGAAATGGCCCGCCTGGGACTCAAAAGCATTATGCTCGCCGGCGAAGGCGAACCATTCATGCACAAGGCCCTAAGCGGCATTGTTCTTGACGCCAAGCAGGCCGGTATTGATGTGGCTATCACGACCAACGCCGTGCTCATGAGGCCGGAAATCAGTGAGCAGATACTTCCCGCCTGTTCCTGGATCAAGGTCAGTTGCAATGCCGGCGAACCCGAAACCTACGCCCGCGTGCATGGTACCAACGCCGCTGACTTCAAACGTGTCTTTGACAACTTGGAACAAGCCGTGGCCATCCGCGAACGACAGGGCTCGGGCTGCACCTTGGGATTGCAGGCTTTACTCCTTCCTGACAACGCAAACGAAATCAGCAGCCTGGCCAAGCGTTGCCGCGATATTGGACTCAATTACATTGTTGTAAAGCCTTATTCCCAGCACCCGCTCAGCAAGACAACCCGTTATGCCGACGTGGCCTATGCTGGATATGAGGCACTCGCCCAGGAGCTCGACGGCCTGAGCAATGATTCGTTTCAGGTTGTTTTCCGTCTGAGCGCCATGCACAAATGGGATGACAAGCGCCATGATTATGCGCGTTGCCTTTCACTGCCATTTTGGTCCTATCTCGACGCAGGGGGGAACATCTGGGGATGCAGCATGCATATGGGCAACGAACGCTTCCTGTATGGCAACATCCATGAGCAAACATTCGCGGAGATATGGAAGGGCGAACGTCGCCAGGCTTCTCTGGATTGGTGCCGTGAGTCCCTCGACCCCACTCAGTGCCGCGTGAACTGTCGTATGGATGCGGTCAATACCTATCTTTGGGAGCTGACGCATCCGGGTCCCCATGTGAATTTTATCTGAGATACGATATGGCATCTCCAGTGGAACGCAAAGTTGGTCTTGATTTTGACAACACGATCGTATCCTACGATGCGCTGTTCCATGCTCTGGCTGTGAGAAAGGGTTTGATCGATGCATCCCTTCCGGTCGACAAGGCTACCGTGCGTGATGCTGTACGCGCTTTAAGCGGCGGGGAGAAGACTTGGCAGGCCTTACAGGCCGTTGCCTACGGCAGCGGCATCCACGAAGCCCGGCTCTTCCCAGGCCTCGTCGCATTCTTGGATGCCTGCACCGCAGCAGACGCCCCCGTTTTTGTGGTCAGCCACAAAACCCGCTATGCTGCCGCAGATCCGAGGGGCGTCGATCTGCACGGCTGTGCGCTTGGCTTCATGGAGCGCCACGGTCTGTTTGCCCACGGTCGGATCAACCCCGCCCAAGTCTACTTCGAACCAACACGGGCCGCCAAACTCCGACGCATCCACGACCTCGGCTGCACGCATTTTGTGGACGACTTGCCGGAAGTACTCCTTGACGACGGCTTTCCCCGGCTCACACAGCGCATTTTTTTTTCACCGGCCAGCACCGGCCTCCTCCCGGGGACGCAGCTTACCCAGTCCTGGGATGAAATCCGCAGCCTTCTCTTCGGAACCGGGGCAACGCGCCATGCACTTTCCTGACCTTGAACCGCTCGTTGGCGAACCTGTGGCCTCGATTACCCGACTAAGCGGTGGGAAAAACAGTCGATCCTGCAAGGTCGTCCTCGTCAGTGGGGCGACGCTTGTCGCCAAATGGTATCCCAGTCTAGCCGATGATCCGCGCGACAGAATAGGCACCGAGTTTGATGGCTTTACCTTTCTGCGACGTCATGGACTGCACATGGTGCCGCGCCCGCTGGACTTGGACCGCAAGCAACGACTCGCCCTCTACGAATTTGTTCCGGGCAGCCAACTCGCGGCTGATGACGCCATGGCCCATCTGGATGCGTTTTCCGATTTCGCCGCCAAGCTGCGAAGGCTCCACCACGCCCATCCCGGCGAATGGACAAGGCCAGCTTCGGATGCCAGCTTGTCCAGCCGTTGCCTCGACCGCCAGATCAGTGCCCGCCTGTCAATCGTGGAATCCTTCAAAACGCATGAACCATGTGCGGCAGAGCTCCGGGCGTTTCTGATCGATCATTTTGTCCCCGCCTTCAGGACCATCCGCCGCACCGCCCTTGGCGCCATGGAAGCTGCGGGAACGCCAACCGTGCTCCCGCACGCGGAGTTGACGCTCAGCCCTTCCGATTTCGGCTTTCACAATGCCATTCGCCATGCGAACGGGGAAATCATCTTTGTGGACTTTGAATATTTTGGCCTGGATGATCCAGCCAAACTTGTTGCCGATTTTTTGCTGCATCCAGGAATGCAAATCGATGCATCGGCCAAGCAGCGCTTCTTTTCCAGTATGCTGCGTTCCTTCGGAACCCGGGACTTCCGGCGGCGCTTCCCGGCGATCTACCTGCTCGCTGGTCTGAAATGGTGCATGATTCTGCTCAACGAATTCAGCCCGGCCGGTCTTGCCCGTCGGCGTCTGGCGACAACCACGAATCTGGAAATCACATCCGTCCGCATGGCTCAACTTGGCAAGGCGCGAGCCATGCTCACTCTTCTTATGGATCATCATCGGAGCTTTCCCTATGACCTTGACAACGGAATGCAAGACGATGCGCAGACTTGATACACGTTCTCTCATGCTGCGCAAAATCATCCTCCAGACCCTTGGTTGTGCCAAAAGAGGCCATCCTGCCTCGGCATTTTCCTTGGTGGAAATCCTGCGCGTCCTTTACGACCACGTTTTACAGTTCAATCCGGCTTGGCCCACCTGGCCGAACCGTGACCGCTTCATCCTGAGCAAAGGGCATGGCTGCCTCGCTTTATATGCCATTTTGGCCGATAAAGGGTATATTCCTCAGGAGGAACTCACTCGCTTCTGCCAGCCCGGCGGCATCCTGGGCGGACATCCCGAGGCATGCAAGATTCCCGGCGTGGAGGCCTCGACCGGCAGCCTGGGGCATGGTCCATCCATTGGCGTGGGGTTTGCCCTCTGCGCCAGACTTGATGGGACCGGCGCCCGGAGCTTCGTGCTGATAGGCGATGGGGAATCGAATGAAGGCTCTGTCTGGGAAGCTGCCCTCTGCGCTGCCAAGCATCGTCTCGACAATTTTACTATCATTATAGATTACAATAAGCTACAGTCTTACGGCCCGACACAGCAGGTTCTGCCGCTGGAGCCCTATGCCGCGAAATGGGAGGCGTTCGGCTTCGCCGTGCAGGAAGTTGACGGGCACGACATCCAGGCGCTCCAAGAGGCCTTTCTGGCGCTTCCCCTGACCCCGGGCAAACCGAGCGTGGTCATCTGCCATACAGTGAAGGGCTGCGGACTCCCGTGCATGGAGCACAACCTCAAATGGCATCATAAGAGTAATGTCACGGAAGAAGAGGTCCAGCGCCTCGTGTGCGAGTTGGAGAATGCCCATGCGTAAACTCTGTTTGCAGGAAGTCTGCCGGCTGGCCAAAGAGCGCTCCGAGATCGTTTTCATCGGCTCAGATCTGGGCGTTGGCACCCTGGACGAATTTCACCAAGCCATGCCCGAGCGTTTCTTCATGGAAGGCATAAGCGAAGCCAATGTCGTCGGCATGGCCGCTGGCATGGCTCTCAGCGGGAAGATCCCCTATGTCAATACCATTGCCTCCTTCCTCACTAGACGGGCCTACGAGCAAATTGCCATCGACGTCTGCCTGCACAACGCCCGGGTGCGCCTCATCGGCAATGGGGGGGGGTGGTGTATGCGCCGTTGGGTCCCACCCACGAGGCCATCGAAGATCTGGCGCTTATGCGCGCCTTGCCGGGCATGTGCGTTGTCGCCGTGGCCGATGCCGAGGAAATGCGTCGGCTGATGCCGCTTACCGTGGACTACCCCGGGCCAATGTACATTCGCTTGGCCAAGGGCTTTGACCCCATCGTTACGGACGCCGCCCGTGCCTTTGCCATAGGGAAAGCCATCTCCTATAGTGAACGGGGCGAGGCGCTCCTGGTGACCACAGGCATCACCCTCGGTCTGGCCAAGGAAGCGTGCGGGCTGCTCGCCGCTGCGGGGATTTCCACGGCCCTCTTGCACATGCCCACGGTCAAACCCTTCGACACCGGGGCATTCCTGGATCATTGCTCCCCGGTGCGGGCGGTGCTGACCATTGAGGAGCACTCGGTTATCGGCGGGCTGGGAAGCGCCGCAGCCGAAGTCTTCGCGGAGGCGGGTTTTTCCGGCAAACGTTTCCGCCGGCTAGGCATTCCCGACCGTTTTCCTGACGATTACGGCTCTCAGGCCTCGCTTATGGCCGCGTATGGGCTCACCGCCCAAGACGTTGCAAGGACCGTCCAAGATCTGCTGGGATGTCCCCTATGAACCGGGAACTCTTTATTTACAACAAGCTGCACAAGCAAACGCAGCGAGATTTCCTCGGACGGATGCAGGACGACAAGATCGGCTGCATGAAGATCGCCAAATGCTACGACCGGGAGTTTTGGGACGGCGACAGACGTTTCGGCTACGGCGGCTATCACTATGACGGCCGTTGGAATGTCGTGGCCAGGGATTTGATCCAGACCTATAACTTGCCTCAAGATGCCCGCATCTTCGAAGTCGGTTGCGGCAAGGGCTATCTTCTCTATGAGTTATCCCAATTGCTGCCGAAAGCGCAGGTGGCTGGGTGCGATATTTCGCGCTACGCCATAGAAAACGCCAAGCCCGAAATCAAGGACAGGTTGTCGCTGCATCGCGCGCAAGACGCCATGCCCTTCGCAGATCAAACGTTCGATCTTGTTTTTTCCATCGCAACGCTGCATAACTTACCGCTCCAGGACCTCAAGCCGGCCTTACAGGAAATCGAGCGCATTGGCAGGCAGCATTATGTCTGCATCGAAAGTTATCGAAACGAAACGGAACTGTTTGCCCTCCAGTGTTGGGCGCTCACTGCCGAAACATTTTTGAGCTTCGATTCCTGGCGCTGGCTTTTCTCCGAATTTGGGTATAGTGGCGACTATGAGTTCATAACATTCTAGTCGTTTTTAGTGGCGTCGTGCGCCCCGATGTATCAATGCGAGATGCACGATTTTGCGCAAAACACAACATCCGAAACAGTAACAACACACGCGCAACCGACAAACACTGACCACAGATTCATAAAAACTACCGAACAGGACGCTACACGCCAGTTCAGTGGGTTGACAATGTCCAGGATACAAAACAAACAAGCTCGCTGCGTTTTCAACTGCAAGGCGGTATAATATGCCTCTTCTTTACACACCGTTCAAGATATTTCATTACAAGAACAAGATAGATTCCTTGCCGCAACAGAGTGGCGCTATTCTGCCGCCTGTGCACATTCGCCTCAAGCCGACCAACCGGTGCAATCATAACTGCCGCTATTGCGCTTATCGCGCGCAAGGGTTGCAGCTTGGCCAGGACATGCGAATCGGCGACATGATCCCCCGCGACAAAATGGCTGAGATCCTGGAAGACATCATCTCCATGGGCGTCCAGGCCGTGACCTTCAGCGGAGGCGGCGAACCTCTCAGTTACCCGCATATCGTCGAAAGCGTCCGTACCTTGGCGCAGTCATCCGTTCGTTTTGCCGCACTCACCAACGGGGCTCTCCTCAAGGATGCCGTTGCGGCACTTTTCGCGGCCCATGGCACCTGGCTTCGCGTCTCCATGGATGGCTGGGACGACGAGAGCTACACCCGCTATCGTGGCGTTCCCTCCGGCGAATACACCAGGATCATGGCCAATATGGCGGCGTTCAAGCGTCTGGGCGGCGGTTGCCTCCTGGGCGTCAGCCTCATCGTCGACGAGGAAAACCACGACAGAATTTTTGCCCAGGTGCGTCGTTTAAAAGACATTGGCGTCGATAGCGTCAAGATATCACCTTGCATCGTGAGCAATGACGGCGCCGTCAACAAGGCCTATCACAAACCGTTTTTCGACATAGCCAAGGAGCAGTCCCGGCAGGCCAAACAGGATCTCAGCGATGCGGCTTTCGAAGTGTTTGACTCCTACCACGAGCTCGAGGACAAATTCCAAAAAGAGTATACGTGGTGTCCCTTCCTGCAAATGCTCTGCGTTATTGGCGCCGACTGTAACGTCTATACTTGCCAGGACAAAGCCTACAACCTTGATACGGGCATCCTCGGGTCATTGCGCGAAGAACGGTTCAAAGCATTCTGGTCCTCCGAAAAGTCCACTTTTTTCAAGGTCAATCCAGCTCGTGACTGCAACCATCATTGTGTTGCCAACGGGAAAAACAAGATGCTGCACGACTATCTTGACGCATCTCCCCAACATCTTCCCTTTGTCTGAGTTCTGTTAAGGACAAGAAATACCAAGGAGCGACGACATGCCTGTCGCCAGGGCGTTTATTGACTACTACGCGGCCAACAAGATCTCACCTGTTTCTCAGGACATATCGGATATTGCCAAGCATATGCAGCGGCGATCCTCGCTCCTCCGTCTGCTTGGCATCCCTCCT
Protein-coding regions in this window:
- a CDS encoding TIGR04372 family glycosyltransferase, which gives rise to MTTSSFNKTTAVSTINIEKIAQALNTIDCRILPAFQNVHLNIYDASKIAKILIDDKKILECASLIYWSFHKNHDLPLDIALIFSSYLGEIGFMDIALDIRKEAQIDNDKRLSSSSLSNTPLRIVSSDYTDVIGHIGILEAIYKLQHSGIGTRFKICINKPQQAANKALLDKFSLLFPYIEIPPSELNNSAFAHAKLPLSVIPLSDGRIVGLFEAALLAEQKWQQKFSSPVLNLSEEEQQQGKSELSRLGIPKDAWFVGMHVREDLHSSRNLCNADITTYYKAISNIVKRGGYVVRIGNKNMPPLPTMKNVVDLAHNAARTPFLDMYICGASKFFIGTSSGPLAVPPCFNVPTIYTNAFLFRTHWYSQGLRVPILYKNKSGQLLTVDSLLETPFTNTLNPALLDQLGIIPVFNTSSDICDAVDEMFDRIDGNFTVPLGYNSIQDKWLHVNDRFLHKYSFKGTEKTVFKFAQMHMSLL
- a CDS encoding PfkB family carbohydrate kinase translates to MIESKILLIKDLADIICTLKSKNKRIVLCHGVFDLLHIGHIRYLREAKSHGDILVVTCTPDRFVDKGPNRPAFDEKLRVEALAALDVVDYAAINEWATAEETLRSIRPDVYVKGREFENLEDPTGKISREAAVVEEIGAQIAFAGDIVFSSTNLINRYLSNLSQDLQEYLKIFREHYDLDYFTAMLDAMGKLKVLVLGDTIIDEYQYCSVIGKSSKDPILAVKAQSKDTFAGGVLAVANHVANFAQEVCMITILGDQPRYEDFIAANINPKIQAEYLTKYNSTTTVKRRIVEGYSFTKLIEVYELDETPLPSDFDALLCRKLKSIMPNYDLVLVADFGHGAISRSMISTICEHAPYLAINTQANAGNRGFHTISKYSHADFVSLAEHEIRLDMRDTVGNLRPMMEHHATRMGSKNFVTTMGRQGCAVLADGGAFAKVPSFVSNVVDRVGAGDAFLSVAAMASRVGAKPEAIGFIGNTVGSLAVSYIGNQTSIGPIAVLNYLKSLLK
- a CDS encoding SIS domain-containing protein — translated: MPKLSPSSGPHSEIQHSDKNRNVGPTWLENTAVITQLLENLCATDLAGQALVADKSFKDWANQTVRARSNRKTVYLIGNGASASMASHMSADLAKNAHVHTQVFTDMSLLTAVANDISFAEVFAEPLRRCINPEDMLVAISSSGNSPNVVRAVNVARDAGAFIVTLSAMDSGNSIRTMGDLNYWLPARTYGLAETSHAAILHYWMDLMALTTNT
- a CDS encoding radical SAM protein; the encoded protein is MDKYRIDSHKLLFHVDRVHQWLQDDLIIPLYMEISPAGACNHRCIFCGLDFMGYKPRFLPRELLRERFAEMARLGLKSIMLAGEGEPFMHKALSGIVLDAKQAGIDVAITTNAVLMRPEISEQILPACSWIKVSCNAGEPETYARVHGTNAADFKRVFDNLEQAVAIRERQGSGCTLGLQALLLPDNANEISSLAKRCRDIGLNYIVVKPYSQHPLSKTTRYADVAYAGYEALAQELDGLSNDSFQVVFRLSAMHKWDDKRHDYARCLSLPFWSYLDAGGNIWGCSMHMGNERFLYGNIHEQTFAEIWKGERRQASLDWCRESLDPTQCRVNCRMDAVNTYLWELTHPGPHVNFI
- a CDS encoding aminoglycoside phosphotransferase family protein, with translation MHFPDLEPLVGEPVASITRLSGGKNSRSCKVVLVSGATLVAKWYPSLADDPRDRIGTEFDGFTFLRRHGLHMVPRPLDLDRKQRLALYEFVPGSQLAADDAMAHLDAFSDFAAKLRRLHHAHPGEWTRPASDASLSSRCLDRQISARLSIVESFKTHEPCAAELRAFLIDHFVPAFRTIRRTALGAMEAAGTPTVLPHAELTLSPSDFGFHNAIRHANGEIIFVDFEYFGLDDPAKLVADFLLHPGMQIDASAKQRFFSSMLRSFGTRDFRRRFPAIYLLAGLKWCMILLNEFSPAGLARRRLATTTNLEITSVRMAQLGKARAMLTLLMDHHRSFPYDLDNGMQDDAQT
- a CDS encoding transketolase, coding for MTLTTECKTMRRLDTRSLMLRKIILQTLGCAKRGHPASAFSLVEILRVLYDHVLQFNPAWPTWPNRDRFILSKGHGCLALYAILADKGYIPQEELTRFCQPGGILGGHPEACKIPGVEASTGSLGHGPSIGVGFALCARLDGTGARSFVLIGDGESNEGSVWEAALCAAKHRLDNFTIIIDYNKLQSYGPTQQVLPLEPYAAKWEAFGFAVQEVDGHDIQALQEAFLALPLTPGKPSVVICHTVKGCGLPCMEHNLKWHHKSNVTEEEVQRLVCELENAHA
- a CDS encoding transketolase family protein, which translates into the protein MYAPLGPTHEAIEDLALMRALPGMCVVAVADAEEMRRLMPLTVDYPGPMYIRLAKGFDPIVTDAARAFAIGKAISYSERGEALLVTTGITLGLAKEACGLLAAAGISTALLHMPTVKPFDTGAFLDHCSPVRAVLTIEEHSVIGGLGSAAAEVFAEAGFSGKRFRRLGIPDRFPDDYGSQASLMAAYGLTAQDVARTVQDLLGCPL
- a CDS encoding class I SAM-dependent methyltransferase; the encoded protein is MNRELFIYNKLHKQTQRDFLGRMQDDKIGCMKIAKCYDREFWDGDRRFGYGGYHYDGRWNVVARDLIQTYNLPQDARIFEVGCGKGYLLYELSQLLPKAQVAGCDISRYAIENAKPEIKDRLSLHRAQDAMPFADQTFDLVFSIATLHNLPLQDLKPALQEIERIGRQHYVCIESYRNETELFALQCWALTAETFLSFDSWRWLFSEFGYSGDYEFITF
- a CDS encoding radical SAM protein, which encodes MPLLYTPFKIFHYKNKIDSLPQQSGAILPPVHIRLKPTNRCNHNCRYCAYRAQGLQLGQDMRIGDMIPRDKMAEILEDIISMGVQAVTFSGGGEPLSYPHIVESVRTLAQSSVRFAALTNGALLKDAVAALFAAHGTWLRVSMDGWDDESYTRYRGVPSGEYTRIMANMAAFKRLGGGCLLGVSLIVDEENHDRIFAQVRRLKDIGVDSVKISPCIVSNDGAVNKAYHKPFFDIAKEQSRQAKQDLSDAAFEVFDSYHELEDKFQKEYTWCPFLQMLCVIGADCNVYTCQDKAYNLDTGILGSLREERFKAFWSSEKSTFFKVNPARDCNHHCVANGKNKMLHDYLDASPQHLPFV